Proteins co-encoded in one Halorussus lipolyticus genomic window:
- a CDS encoding Cdc6/Cdc18 family protein, whose amino-acid sequence MDLEQRIARRQTARDDDLLVDLSPLNPAVHLPDPVGRGPVLERLLDVLDPVFDQRLPPDLAIYGPKGAGKSALVNALFTHLNDQFGQRHRQIGTTTRAGTATDSVEFVHLDAYRTTSEFRFYHTLLDSVVEESVPRRGVGTETLRNRVVEEFSSPTRTAVVAVDHVSDPDSPSEAQLRQWFAPFADDVAVVAVGRSVPDDWSAETVHVPEYRQHALVDILTERVSQALASNALGHGQARRVAEWATGDAHDALAALFGAADRAEADGANRIRASDVDAGIDGVPENSVHVGRVFALPENRRAVLSALVALDPIPPIDDTASAIAEGSDLSPATVKRFLYELAERNVLERVAADSSAGSGRHPSRVEPRFPVAVFRRVDAERRT is encoded by the coding sequence ATGGACCTCGAACAACGCATCGCACGCCGACAGACCGCACGGGACGACGACCTGCTGGTGGACCTGAGTCCCCTGAACCCCGCGGTCCACCTGCCCGACCCGGTCGGCCGGGGACCGGTCCTCGAACGACTGCTGGACGTGCTGGACCCGGTGTTCGACCAGCGACTCCCGCCAGACCTCGCAATCTACGGGCCGAAGGGCGCTGGCAAGTCGGCGCTCGTGAACGCGCTGTTCACCCACCTCAACGACCAGTTCGGCCAGCGCCACCGCCAAATCGGGACGACGACGCGGGCCGGGACCGCGACCGATTCCGTCGAATTCGTCCACCTCGACGCCTACCGCACCACCAGCGAGTTCCGATTCTACCACACGCTCCTCGATTCCGTGGTCGAGGAGTCAGTTCCCCGGCGAGGCGTCGGGACCGAGACGCTCCGGAACCGGGTCGTCGAGGAGTTCTCCTCGCCGACCAGAACCGCGGTCGTCGCCGTAGACCACGTTTCGGACCCCGACTCGCCCTCCGAGGCCCAACTCCGGCAGTGGTTCGCGCCGTTCGCGGACGACGTGGCAGTCGTGGCGGTGGGCCGGTCGGTCCCCGACGACTGGAGCGCCGAGACGGTCCACGTGCCCGAGTACCGCCAGCACGCGCTGGTGGACATCCTGACCGAACGAGTCTCGCAGGCGCTGGCGAGCAACGCCCTCGGGCACGGGCAGGCCCGGCGAGTCGCCGAGTGGGCCACCGGCGATGCACACGACGCGCTGGCGGCGCTGTTCGGCGCGGCCGACCGGGCCGAGGCCGACGGTGCCAACCGAATCCGGGCCAGCGACGTGGACGCCGGCATCGACGGCGTGCCGGAGAACAGCGTCCACGTCGGGCGAGTGTTCGCCCTGCCCGAGAACCGCCGGGCGGTCCTCTCGGCGCTGGTGGCGCTCGACCCGATTCCGCCGATAGACGACACAGCGAGCGCCATTGCGGAGGGGTCGGACCTATCGCCGGCGACCGTCAAGCGGTTCCTCTACGAACTCGCCGAGCGGAACGTCCTCGAACGAGTTGCGGCCGATTCGTCCGCGGGGAGCGGCCGCCACCCGAGTCGCGTCGAACCCCGGTTCCCGGTCGCCGTGTTCCGCCGGGTAGACGCCGAGCGCCGGACGTAG
- a CDS encoding anaerobic glycerol-3-phosphate dehydrogenase subunit C has translation MSDAESGGDPHDARTEETIEDDEFEPVQVFPESEEMDLRPGSDDCYKCSTCDTNCPVAEVDDEFPGPKFQGPEQWRLKRKDDHDIDDSVMSCSNCMRCDSACPSDVPLSQMHNTARGAFVEEQMEKLSREYVRNRMLSNYRFFAELGSKVPRLTNFFMGSSLVQSVGEKLLGVTSEREFPEFAHETFREWWEKRGGNTASKKRARKARAERGGAKVESADKRVAYFHGCYSNYNTPEVGKSMVRLYEHFGYEIMVPPQKCSGTPMFANGMLADARRAAETNVSELAAAIEEGADVIASCTSCSLSLRQEYPELFDFEGTASVAGRTYEAVEYLRLHEDLAAELESAELADDADFAYHAPCHARNQGVDGQAIEMLDRLDGANAEDVGESCSGISGTYGWKAEKYDTSMAIGAEMFDHMEAADAETGMTECPTCAMQMEHGTGYEIRHPLEVMAEALVERSD, from the coding sequence ATGAGTGACGCAGAGAGCGGGGGAGACCCCCACGACGCGAGAACCGAGGAGACCATCGAAGACGACGAGTTCGAACCGGTGCAGGTGTTCCCCGAGAGCGAGGAGATGGACCTCCGGCCGGGGAGCGACGACTGCTACAAGTGTTCGACCTGCGACACCAACTGCCCGGTCGCCGAGGTGGACGACGAGTTCCCCGGCCCGAAGTTTCAGGGACCCGAGCAGTGGCGTCTCAAGCGCAAGGACGACCACGACATCGACGACTCGGTGATGTCCTGCTCGAACTGCATGCGGTGCGACTCGGCCTGCCCCTCCGACGTGCCCCTGAGCCAGATGCACAACACGGCCCGCGGCGCGTTCGTGGAAGAACAGATGGAGAAGCTATCCCGCGAGTACGTCCGGAATCGGATGCTGTCGAACTACCGCTTTTTCGCCGAGTTGGGGAGCAAAGTCCCCCGACTCACCAACTTCTTCATGGGCAGTTCGCTGGTCCAGTCGGTCGGCGAGAAACTGCTCGGCGTCACCAGCGAACGCGAGTTCCCGGAGTTCGCCCACGAAACGTTTCGGGAGTGGTGGGAAAAGCGAGGCGGCAACACCGCCTCGAAAAAGCGAGCGCGGAAGGCGCGAGCAGAGCGCGGCGGCGCAAAAGTCGAGTCGGCGGACAAGCGCGTCGCCTACTTCCACGGGTGTTACTCCAACTACAACACCCCCGAGGTCGGCAAGTCGATGGTCCGCCTCTACGAACACTTCGGCTACGAGATTATGGTCCCGCCCCAGAAGTGTTCGGGCACGCCGATGTTCGCCAACGGGATGCTGGCCGACGCCCGGCGCGCGGCCGAGACCAACGTCTCGGAACTCGCGGCCGCAATCGAGGAGGGCGCGGACGTTATCGCCTCCTGCACCTCCTGTTCGCTGTCGCTCCGCCAAGAGTACCCCGAACTGTTCGACTTCGAGGGCACCGCCAGCGTCGCTGGCCGGACCTACGAGGCCGTCGAGTACCTGCGACTCCACGAGGACTTGGCGGCCGAACTCGAATCCGCCGAACTCGCCGACGACGCCGATTTCGCCTACCACGCGCCCTGCCACGCCCGGAATCAGGGCGTTGACGGACAGGCCATCGAGATGTTGGACCGCCTCGACGGCGCGAACGCCGAGGACGTGGGCGAGTCGTGTTCGGGCATCTCGGGCACCTACGGGTGGAAAGCGGAGAAGTACGACACCTCTATGGCAATCGGCGCGGAGATGTTCGACCACATGGAGGCCGCCGACGCCGAAACCGGTATGACCGAGTGCCCGACCTGCGCGATGCAGATGGAACACGGCACGGGCTACGAGATTCGCCACCCCCTCGAAGTGATGGCCGAGGCGCTGGTCGAGAGGAGCGACTGA
- the glpB gene encoding glycerol-3-phosphate dehydrogenase subunit GlpB, with product MAIEDDVTVIGGGLAGMTAALAAAREGAAVRLLSHKESTLRSASGLVDVLGYDPDGNLRSDPFDAIPDLPESHPYRRVGVEGVREALALFDEVVGDRYRGGHTDRNALVPTHGGTVKPTARYPATTAAGLASDDRSVLLVGFESVTDFDAPLSADHLESAGVPFVARGATISFPGDFRVDAKITRFADALDADERIELAGDGYTTELPAREALAEAVKPHLRGEERVGFPALLGQHHTEEVRESLEAELGAAVFEVPMGPPSLPGMRLEGALVSACRDAGVRFTTGNPVVDFEDGESGRIAAIRVDRNGAAIPFHADQFVLATGGLVGKGIDSDREGVSEPIFDCHVPHPSDRYDWFADDAFGNHPFVRFGVETDDDLRPLDREGEPEFPNLRAVGAVLGGYDFPAEKSGSGVSLATGRTAGLSAAREVTK from the coding sequence GTGGCGATTGAAGACGACGTGACGGTTATCGGGGGCGGCCTCGCCGGGATGACAGCGGCGCTCGCCGCGGCCCGCGAAGGGGCGGCGGTCCGCCTGCTCTCGCACAAGGAGTCCACGCTCCGGAGCGCGAGCGGACTGGTGGACGTACTCGGATACGACCCCGACGGAAACCTTCGCTCGGACCCCTTCGACGCGATTCCGGACTTGCCCGAGTCGCACCCGTACCGCCGAGTCGGCGTCGAGGGCGTCCGCGAGGCCCTCGCGCTTTTCGACGAGGTGGTCGGCGACCGCTACCGGGGCGGCCACACCGACCGGAACGCGCTCGTGCCGACCCACGGCGGGACCGTGAAACCGACCGCGCGCTACCCCGCAACCACCGCGGCCGGACTGGCCAGCGACGACCGGAGCGTCCTCCTCGTCGGGTTCGAGTCCGTCACCGACTTCGACGCGCCGCTTTCGGCTGACCACCTCGAATCGGCGGGCGTCCCGTTCGTCGCCCGCGGCGCGACGATTTCGTTCCCCGGCGACTTCCGAGTGGACGCCAAGATAACCCGGTTCGCCGACGCGCTCGACGCCGACGAGCGAATCGAACTCGCGGGCGACGGCTACACCACCGAACTCCCGGCCCGCGAGGCCCTCGCCGAGGCGGTGAAGCCACATCTCCGCGGCGAGGAGCGCGTCGGATTCCCCGCGCTCCTCGGCCAGCACCACACCGAGGAGGTCCGCGAGTCGCTGGAAGCCGAACTCGGCGCGGCGGTCTTCGAGGTGCCGATGGGACCCCCGAGCCTTCCGGGCATGCGCCTCGAAGGCGCGCTGGTGTCGGCCTGCCGGGACGCCGGGGTCCGGTTCACGACCGGCAATCCCGTGGTCGATTTCGAGGACGGCGAATCGGGACGCATCGCCGCGATTAGGGTGGACCGCAACGGCGCGGCCATCCCCTTCCACGCCGACCAGTTCGTGCTGGCGACCGGCGGCCTCGTGGGCAAAGGCATCGACTCGGACCGCGAGGGCGTCTCCGAGCCGATTTTCGACTGCCACGTCCCACACCCGAGCGACCGGTACGACTGGTTCGCCGACGACGCCTTCGGAAATCACCCCTTCGTCCGGTTCGGCGTCGAGACCGACGACGACCTGCGACCCCTCGACCGAGAGGGCGAACCGGAGTTTCCGAACCTGCGCGCCGTCGGGGCGGTCCTCGGCGGCTACGACTTCCCCGCGGAGAAATCCGGAAGCGGCGTCTCGCTCGCCACCGGGCGGACAGCCGGACTCTCTGCGGCCCGAGAGGTGACCAAGTAA
- the glpA gene encoding anaerobic glycerol-3-phosphate dehydrogenase subunit GlpA, producing MTTTTGVLVIGGGSTGTGIARDLAMRGLDVTLVEKGNLTHGTTGRMHGLLHSGGRYAVADQASARECIEENRVLRDIADHCVEETGGQFVQLEGDPDEYFERKLEGCRECGIPAEVLTAEEAREDEPYLTKDVKRAIRVPDGAIDPFRLCVANAISAENHGGRVETHAEVVDLLGDEGRITGAKIRHESGPGKREHRESGEIEEIRADYVVNATGAWAGQLGEMAGVDIEVRPSKGVMVVMNCRQVDTVVNRCRPKGDADIVVPHETTAILGTTDEEVSDPEDYPEERWEVDLMIDELKRLVPILGEARTVRSFWGVRPLYEPPEVGSTDPTDITRDYFLLDHDDRDDLRGMTSIVGGKFTTYRMMAEEISDHVCDKLGVSADCRTADVPLPGSEDASVLDAGMDRFGLRSPVARRSAQRLGSRTEEVLSTAEPNPVVCDCEAVTRAEVRDAIDQSGTDLNAVRIRTRASMGNCQGGFCCHRMASELHPEFGESQAYAALDELFEERWKGERHALWGEQLSQAALNYALHATTMNRDRDPTAERRRGDADSKDVKSESLDSKKSALDNDSVPSSIDFGAFDAGESDAEGSESARPAADGGRSKNEDEHREGGNRGD from the coding sequence ATGACAACTACGACGGGTGTGCTCGTTATCGGCGGCGGGTCCACCGGCACCGGCATCGCCCGAGACTTGGCGATGCGAGGACTCGACGTGACCCTCGTGGAGAAGGGGAACTTGACCCACGGGACCACGGGGCGGATGCACGGTCTGCTCCACAGCGGCGGCCGGTACGCCGTCGCCGACCAAGCGAGCGCCAGAGAGTGTATCGAGGAGAACCGCGTCCTCCGGGACATCGCTGACCACTGCGTCGAGGAGACCGGCGGGCAGTTCGTCCAACTGGAGGGCGACCCCGACGAGTACTTCGAGCGAAAGTTGGAGGGGTGTCGGGAGTGCGGGATTCCCGCGGAAGTCCTCACGGCCGAGGAGGCCCGCGAGGACGAGCCATATCTCACGAAAGACGTGAAGCGCGCGATTCGGGTCCCCGACGGGGCAATCGACCCCTTCCGGCTCTGCGTGGCCAACGCCATCAGCGCCGAGAACCACGGCGGTCGGGTCGAGACCCACGCCGAAGTCGTTGACCTGCTCGGCGACGAGGGCCGCATTACGGGGGCGAAGATTCGCCACGAGAGCGGTCCCGGCAAGCGCGAACACCGCGAGTCGGGCGAAATCGAGGAGATTCGGGCCGACTACGTGGTCAACGCCACCGGGGCGTGGGCGGGCCAACTCGGCGAGATGGCGGGCGTGGACATCGAGGTCCGGCCCTCGAAGGGCGTGATGGTCGTGATGAACTGCCGGCAGGTCGATACCGTGGTCAACCGGTGCCGACCGAAGGGCGACGCCGACATCGTGGTGCCCCACGAGACCACCGCCATCCTCGGCACGACCGACGAGGAGGTCTCGGACCCCGAAGACTACCCCGAGGAGCGGTGGGAGGTCGATTTGATGATAGACGAACTGAAGCGACTGGTTCCCATCCTCGGCGAGGCCCGGACGGTCCGGTCGTTCTGGGGCGTCCGACCGCTGTACGAACCCCCGGAAGTGGGGAGTACCGACCCGACCGACATCACCCGCGACTACTTCCTCCTCGACCACGACGACCGCGACGACCTGCGCGGGATGACCTCCATCGTCGGCGGGAAGTTCACCACCTACCGGATGATGGCCGAGGAAATCAGCGACCACGTGTGCGACAAACTCGGCGTCTCGGCCGACTGCCGGACCGCCGACGTGCCCCTGCCGGGGAGCGAGGACGCGTCGGTCCTCGACGCCGGGATGGACCGGTTCGGCCTGCGCTCGCCGGTCGCGCGCCGGAGCGCCCAGCGCCTCGGGAGCAGGACCGAGGAGGTGCTTTCGACCGCAGAGCCGAATCCGGTCGTCTGTGACTGCGAGGCCGTCACCCGCGCCGAGGTTCGGGACGCCATCGACCAGTCTGGCACCGACCTCAACGCGGTCCGCATCCGGACGCGGGCGTCGATGGGCAACTGTCAGGGCGGATTCTGCTGTCACCGGATGGCGAGCGAACTCCACCCCGAGTTCGGCGAATCGCAGGCCTACGCCGCACTGGACGAACTGTTCGAGGAGCGCTGGAAGGGCGAGCGCCACGCCCTCTGGGGCGAACAACTCTCGCAGGCCGCGCTGAACTACGCGCTCCACGCCACCACGATGAACCGGGACCGCGACCCGACGGCGGAGCGGCGGCGTGGCGACGCCGACAGTAAAGACGTAAAAAGTGAGTCTTTAGACAGCAAAAAGAGTGCTTTAGACAACGATAGTGTACCTTCGAGCATCGACTTCGGCGCGTTCGACGCGGGCGAGTCGGACGCCGAAGGCTCGGAATCGGCGCGACCCGCCGCCGACGGCGGTCGGTCTAAAAACGAAGACGAGCATCGGGAGGGCGGCAACCGTGGCGATTGA
- the glpK gene encoding glycerol kinase GlpK produces the protein MTNETYVGAIDQGTTGTRFMVFDHGGQVVANAYETHEQIYPEPGWVEHDPLEIWDNTKSVVGSALENAGLTADQLAAIGVTNQRETTLLWDRDTGKPVHNAIVWQDRRTTDRVEELEDEGKVEDIRAKTGLEADAYFSATKAEWLLDNADPIKTQRARPADLKERADEGEILFGTIDSWLVYNLTGNHVTDVTNASRTMLFDIHEMDWDDALLREFGVPEECLPEVRPSSDEDYYGTTDPEGFLGAEIPVAGALGDQQAALFGQTCFDAGDAKNTYGTGSFFLMNTGNEAVDSDHGLLTTVGFQRSGEPVQYALEGAIFVTGAAIEWLEDMSLIDDAAETETLARSVDSTDGVYVVPAFTGLGAPHWDQRARGTIVGMTRGTRREHVVRATLESIAYQTRDVAEAMVADSDIELADLRVDGGAVKNNFLCQLQADIIGTDIVRPEVDETTALGSAYAAGLAVGYWDDPDELRDNWRVDREFAPEMEPQKADEMYDRWDEAVERSRDWARDGGES, from the coding sequence ATGACCAACGAAACATACGTCGGAGCCATCGACCAAGGGACGACCGGCACCCGCTTCATGGTCTTCGACCACGGCGGACAGGTCGTCGCCAACGCGTACGAGACCCACGAACAGATATATCCAGAACCCGGTTGGGTCGAACACGACCCGCTCGAAATCTGGGACAACACCAAATCGGTCGTCGGGTCGGCCCTCGAAAACGCCGGCCTCACCGCCGACCAACTCGCCGCCATCGGCGTGACCAACCAGCGCGAGACCACCCTGCTGTGGGACCGCGACACCGGCAAGCCGGTCCACAACGCCATCGTCTGGCAGGACCGCCGGACCACCGACCGGGTAGAGGAGTTAGAGGACGAGGGAAAGGTAGAGGACATCCGAGCCAAGACCGGCCTCGAAGCCGACGCCTACTTCTCTGCGACCAAGGCCGAGTGGTTGCTCGACAACGCCGACCCCATCAAGACCCAGCGCGCCCGGCCCGCCGACCTGAAAGAGCGCGCTGACGAGGGCGAAATCCTGTTCGGGACCATCGACTCGTGGCTGGTCTACAACCTGACCGGCAACCACGTTACGGACGTGACCAACGCCTCCCGGACCATGCTGTTCGACATCCACGAGATGGACTGGGACGACGCGCTCCTCCGGGAGTTCGGCGTCCCCGAGGAGTGCCTGCCCGAGGTCAGGCCCTCCAGCGACGAGGACTACTACGGGACCACCGACCCCGAGGGTTTCCTCGGAGCCGAAATCCCGGTCGCCGGGGCGCTCGGCGACCAGCAGGCCGCGCTGTTCGGCCAGACTTGCTTCGACGCCGGCGACGCCAAGAACACCTACGGGACCGGGAGCTTCTTCTTGATGAACACGGGCAACGAGGCCGTAGACAGCGACCACGGCCTGCTGACCACGGTCGGGTTCCAGCGGTCGGGCGAACCGGTCCAGTACGCCCTCGAAGGGGCCATCTTCGTCACGGGCGCGGCAATCGAGTGGCTCGAAGACATGTCGCTCATCGACGACGCCGCCGAGACCGAGACCCTCGCCAGAAGCGTCGATTCGACCGATGGCGTCTACGTGGTCCCGGCGTTCACCGGACTCGGCGCGCCTCACTGGGACCAGCGCGCTCGGGGCACCATCGTCGGGATGACCCGCGGGACGCGACGGGAACACGTCGTCCGGGCCACGCTGGAATCCATCGCCTACCAGACCCGCGACGTGGCCGAGGCCATGGTCGCCGACAGCGACATCGAACTTGCCGACCTTCGGGTAGACGGCGGCGCTGTCAAGAACAACTTCCTCTGTCAACTACAGGCCGACATCATCGGCACCGACATCGTTCGGCCCGAAGTGGACGAGACGACCGCACTCGGGTCGGCCTACGCCGCGGGCCTCGCCGTCGGCTACTGGGACGACCCGGACGAACTCCGGGACAACTGGCGGGTGGACCGGGAGTTTGCCCCCGAGATGGAACCTCAGAAGGCCGACGAGATGTACGACCGATGGGACGAGGCGGTCGAACGGTCCCGCGACTGGGCCCGCGACGGAGGCGAATCGTGA
- a CDS encoding HAD hydrolase family protein gives MAPPLVLDIDGTMTRPDDSVDPRFFDLLPDWDAPVVVATGKAFPYPVSLCHFMYVEQNVIAENGGIVLSGEEVTTNGDGEAARRVAEEYVAAGYDLGWGPTDLTNRWRETEIAVARDQPLGPLEELAAEHGLEVVDTGFAYHVKSPSIEKGIGLKSIAPLLDRTPDEFVAIGDSENDVSTFGVAGESYAVANADEKAKRAADVVLDESYSEATIGVLDELQSRA, from the coding sequence ATGGCTCCGCCGCTCGTCCTCGACATCGACGGCACGATGACCCGGCCCGACGACTCCGTAGACCCGCGGTTCTTCGACCTGCTCCCCGATTGGGACGCGCCGGTGGTCGTCGCCACCGGGAAGGCCTTTCCCTACCCGGTCTCGCTGTGTCACTTCATGTACGTCGAGCAGAACGTCATCGCCGAGAACGGCGGCATCGTCCTCTCGGGCGAGGAGGTCACGACGAACGGCGACGGCGAGGCCGCACGCCGAGTCGCCGAGGAGTACGTCGCCGCGGGCTACGACCTCGGGTGGGGACCGACCGACCTCACGAACCGGTGGCGCGAGACCGAGATTGCAGTCGCTCGGGACCAGCCACTCGGCCCGCTCGAAGAACTCGCGGCCGAACACGGACTGGAGGTCGTGGACACCGGGTTCGCCTACCACGTCAAGTCGCCCAGTATCGAGAAGGGTATCGGTCTCAAGTCGATTGCGCCGCTCCTCGACCGCACTCCCGACGAGTTCGTCGCCATCGGGGACTCGGAGAACGACGTGTCCACCTTCGGCGTCGCCGGCGAGTCCTACGCGGTCGCCAACGCCGACGAGAAGGCCAAGCGCGCCGCAGACGTGGTGTTAGACGAGTCCTACTCCGAGGCCACCATCGGGGTGCTGGACGAACTGCAGAGTCGGGCGTAG
- the cutA gene encoding divalent-cation tolerance protein CutA — translation MPTAYITAPPEEAADLAETLVTERLAACVNRLPCSSVYRWEGEVHRDDEVVLLAKTTDEAYDRLEARVEERHPYDVPCIERFEEDGLLESFAEWRETEVTAEEDDR, via the coding sequence ATGCCGACCGCCTACATCACCGCACCGCCGGAGGAGGCCGCCGACCTCGCAGAGACTCTCGTGACGGAGCGACTCGCGGCGTGCGTCAACCGACTCCCCTGCTCGTCGGTCTACCGGTGGGAGGGCGAGGTCCACCGCGACGACGAGGTGGTCCTGCTGGCCAAGACCACCGACGAGGCCTACGACCGCCTCGAAGCGCGGGTCGAGGAGCGACATCCCTACGACGTACCCTGTATCGAGCGGTTCGAGGAGGACGGTCTCCTCGAATCCTTCGCCGAGTGGCGCGAGACCGAAGTCACCGCCGAGGAGGACGACCGATGA